In a genomic window of Streptococcus oralis subsp. tigurinus:
- the uvrC gene encoding excinuclease ABC subunit UvrC encodes MNNLIKSKLELLPTSPGCYIHKDKNGTIIYVGKAKNLRNRVRSYFRGSHDTKTEALVSEIVDFEFIVTESNIEALLLEINLIKENKPKYNIMLKDDKSYPFIKITNERYPRLIITRQVKKDGGLYFGPYPDVSAANEIKRLLDRIFPFRKCTNPPSKVCFYYHIGRCMAHTICKKDEAYFKSMAQEVSDFLKGQDDKIIDELKGKMAVAAQSMEFERAAEYRDLIQAIGTLRTKQRVMAKDLQNRDVFGYYVDKGWMCVQVFFVRQGKLIERDVNLFPYYNDPDEDFLTYVGQFYQEKSHLVPNEVLIPQDIDEEAVKALVNTKILKPQRGEKKQLVNLAIKNARVSLEQKFNLLEKSVEKTQGAIENLGRLLQIPTPVRIESFDNSNIMGTSPVSAMVVFVNGKPSKKDYRKYKIKTVVGPDDYASMREVIRRRYGRVQRDGLTPPDLIVIDGGQGQVNIAKQVIQEELGLDIPIAGLQKNDKHQTHELLFGDPLEVVELSRNSQEFFLLQRIQDEVHRFAITFHRQLRSKNSFSSQLDGIDGLGPKRKQNLMKHFKSLTKIKEASVDEIVEIGVPRAVAEAVQRKLNPQEEVELAQVAEEKVDYQTEGGHHEP; translated from the coding sequence ATGAATAACTTGATCAAATCAAAACTGGAGCTCTTGCCGACCAGCCCCGGTTGCTACATTCATAAAGATAAAAACGGCACCATTATCTATGTAGGAAAGGCTAAAAATCTGCGCAATCGCGTGCGCTCTTACTTCCGTGGCAGTCACGATACCAAGACAGAGGCTCTGGTATCTGAAATTGTGGATTTCGAATTTATCGTTACCGAGTCCAATATTGAGGCCCTCCTTCTGGAAATCAACCTCATCAAGGAAAATAAGCCCAAGTACAATATCATGCTCAAGGATGATAAGTCTTATCCATTTATCAAAATTACCAATGAGCGCTATCCTCGTTTGATTATCACCCGTCAGGTCAAGAAGGATGGAGGTCTTTATTTTGGACCTTATCCCGATGTGAGCGCAGCCAATGAAATCAAACGACTACTGGATCGGATTTTCCCTTTTCGGAAATGTACCAATCCGCCGTCTAAGGTTTGTTTCTATTACCATATCGGCCGGTGTATGGCCCACACCATCTGTAAAAAAGATGAGGCCTATTTCAAGTCCATGGCTCAGGAGGTTTCTGACTTCTTAAAAGGGCAGGATGACAAAATCATCGACGAACTCAAGGGTAAAATGGCAGTAGCAGCACAAAGTATGGAGTTTGAACGGGCAGCGGAATACCGTGACCTGATTCAGGCGATTGGCACTCTGCGGACTAAGCAACGGGTCATGGCTAAAGACCTCCAAAACCGTGATGTCTTTGGCTACTATGTGGACAAGGGCTGGATGTGTGTGCAGGTTTTCTTTGTCCGTCAGGGTAAGTTAATTGAGCGTGACGTCAATCTATTCCCTTATTACAACGATCCTGATGAAGATTTTCTGACCTATGTGGGACAATTCTATCAAGAAAAATCTCACCTGGTTCCCAATGAGGTGCTGATTCCGCAGGATATCGATGAAGAAGCAGTCAAGGCCTTGGTGAATACCAAGATTCTCAAACCCCAACGTGGGGAGAAAAAACAACTGGTCAATCTGGCCATAAAAAATGCTCGTGTTAGTCTGGAGCAGAAGTTCAATCTACTAGAAAAATCTGTCGAAAAGACCCAGGGAGCTATTGAAAATCTGGGACGCTTGCTCCAAATCCCGACTCCGGTTCGTATCGAGTCCTTTGATAACTCTAATATCATGGGAACCAGTCCTGTTTCAGCTATGGTGGTCTTTGTCAACGGTAAACCGAGTAAAAAAGACTACCGTAAGTACAAGATAAAAACGGTTGTCGGTCCAGATGATTATGCCAGTATGAGAGAAGTCATTCGCAGACGTTATGGCCGAGTTCAACGTGATGGTCTAACCCCGCCAGATTTGATTGTCATTGATGGGGGACAAGGTCAGGTCAATATCGCCAAGCAAGTCATCCAAGAGGAACTGGGCTTGGATATTCCAATTGCAGGTCTGCAAAAGAATGACAAGCACCAAACCCATGAACTGCTCTTTGGAGATCCACTGGAAGTGGTAGAGTTATCTCGCAATTCTCAGGAATTTTTCCTCCTCCAACGCATTCAAGATGAGGTACACCGCTTTGCTATCACTTTCCACCGCCAACTGCGCTCCAAAAATTCTTTTTCATCTCAATTGGATGGGATTGACGGTCTGGGACCTAAACGCAAGCAGAATCTCATGAAGCATTTTAAATCTCTCACTAAAATCAAGGAAGCCAGTGTGGATGAGATTGTCGAAATTGGTGTGCCAAGAGCAGTCGCAGAAGCTGTTCAGAGAAAGTTGAACCCGCAGGAAGAAGTGGAGTTAGCTCAAGTAGCGGAAGAAAAAGTAGATTACCAAACAGAAGGAGGTCATCATGAACCATAA
- a CDS encoding aminoacyltransferase, protein MTLTVLTKEDFRIYSESITSRSFLQSIQMGELLEKRGATVTYLALKHTETIQVAALVYSLPMTGGLHMEINSGPIYSDATYLKEFYKDLQVYAKQHGALELIVKPYDTFQSFDTNGNPVTEEQQEIIQCLTNLGYCHDGLQIGYPGGEPDWLYVKDLEGITEENLIRSFSKKGKPLVKKARSFGIQLRRLKRDELSIFKDITATTSKRREYSDKSLEYYEHFYDAFGDRAEFMVATLNFQDYLSQLEKTQENLSKKIADFDAALRKSPDSAQKKKEHKELLHQFETFEVRKSEAHKLIAKYGEQKVVLAGSLFIYMPQESTYLFSGSYTEFNKFYAPALLQEYVMLESIKRGIPVYNFLGIQGIFDGSDGVLRFKQNFNGYIVRKAGTFRYYPSPLKYRIISLIKRILGR, encoded by the coding sequence ATGACACTAACTGTACTTACTAAAGAAGACTTTCGCATTTATTCAGAATCAATTACCTCCCGCTCGTTTTTACAATCAATCCAGATGGGAGAATTATTAGAAAAGCGAGGAGCAACAGTGACCTACCTTGCTCTAAAGCATACAGAGACCATTCAGGTTGCCGCGTTGGTTTATAGTTTGCCAATGACAGGTGGACTGCACATGGAAATCAATTCTGGTCCAATTTATAGCGATGCAACTTACCTAAAGGAATTTTACAAAGATCTCCAAGTGTATGCTAAACAACATGGGGCTCTGGAGTTGATTGTCAAACCTTACGATACTTTTCAAAGTTTTGATACTAATGGGAATCCAGTGACGGAGGAGCAACAAGAAATTATTCAGTGTTTGACGAATCTAGGATATTGTCATGATGGTTTACAGATTGGTTACCCAGGTGGGGAACCTGATTGGTTATATGTCAAGGATTTAGAAGGAATCACAGAGGAGAATTTAATTAGATCTTTTAGTAAAAAGGGAAAACCCTTGGTTAAGAAAGCTAGAAGCTTTGGCATTCAATTGAGACGATTAAAACGTGATGAATTATCTATTTTTAAAGATATTACTGCTACGACATCAAAAAGAAGAGAATATAGTGATAAAAGTTTAGAATATTACGAACATTTTTATGATGCATTTGGAGACCGAGCTGAATTTATGGTTGCAACTTTAAATTTTCAAGATTATCTTTCTCAACTGGAGAAAACTCAAGAAAACTTATCCAAAAAAATAGCAGATTTTGACGCAGCGTTAAGAAAATCACCTGATTCAGCTCAGAAGAAAAAAGAGCATAAAGAATTGCTACATCAATTTGAAACTTTTGAGGTTCGTAAATCGGAAGCACATAAATTGATAGCAAAGTATGGGGAACAAAAGGTTGTATTGGCTGGTAGTCTTTTTATCTATATGCCTCAAGAGAGCACCTATCTTTTTAGTGGCTCTTACACAGAATTTAATAAGTTCTATGCACCAGCGTTGCTTCAAGAGTATGTTATGTTAGAGAGTATAAAGCGTGGAATTCCTGTTTATAATTTTTTAGGGATTCAAGGAATATTTGATGGAAGTGATGGTGTGCTTCGCTTTAAGCAAAACTTTAATGGCTATATTGTAAGGAAGGCGGGAACTTTCCGTTATTATCCTTCTCCTCTCAAGTATAGAATTATTTCTCTAATAAAAAGGATATTGGGTCGATAA